One stretch of Corynebacterium imitans DNA includes these proteins:
- the istA gene encoding IS21 family transposase, giving the protein MTDYRAVMTLLIRKRSYRQIEDQLGCSHRAISRANQALRSLGLTTAQQVAALTNDELDEIFVDGRSSGQGEFVPIDFDAVVKARTGRVKQTLQVLWARYTTIPAQPGPRHYSYDRFRQLVASHVDAAGLTARITHAPGHTMQVDWAGTKMRLYDPAGTPGAKVSIFVASLPYSGMLFACACVDQRQQSWLDAHRQAFDYFGGVCQVVVPDNASTASNAISTADRNRKVNDTYQQFLEHYNTAALPTRARRPKDKANVEAAVKIVTHKIIHALEDHQCVDLDELNGKIVGLVDAINTSVPFRSQQSSRRDLFEAHEQHLLADLPATPWQHTEWKRAKVAPDFHITVATVRYSVPHQLVGRTVDVRITGQVLTVFDQGTTVATHQVSHKRGAYVTDYEHIPSGMDSTRGLWTSDYFYREASKTGPATRKVIEELIAAKAIPAQAYQSCRNVLSMGKHGNKPILEEACQRLIANDGSRRAVSYTAVKNMMAAIRKEHATRPRGLDQPPRSTTVNQPTAPAIVDRDTTGAFLGGADQFSMDNLAKKGH; this is encoded by the coding sequence ATGACGGATTACCGTGCGGTGATGACGCTGCTGATTAGGAAGCGTTCTTACCGCCAGATTGAAGACCAGCTCGGGTGCTCGCACCGCGCGATTTCTCGGGCGAACCAAGCGCTGCGAAGCCTTGGCCTGACTACTGCCCAGCAGGTCGCGGCGTTGACGAATGATGAGCTAGACGAGATATTCGTTGACGGGCGCAGCAGTGGGCAAGGCGAGTTCGTCCCGATTGACTTTGACGCGGTCGTCAAAGCACGCACAGGGCGTGTGAAGCAGACACTGCAAGTATTGTGGGCTCGCTACACCACGATCCCCGCCCAGCCGGGCCCGCGCCATTACAGCTACGACCGGTTCCGCCAGCTGGTCGCTTCCCATGTCGATGCAGCCGGGCTTACCGCCCGGATCACCCATGCACCAGGGCATACGATGCAGGTGGATTGGGCAGGGACCAAGATGCGCCTGTACGACCCTGCGGGCACACCGGGTGCGAAAGTCAGCATTTTCGTCGCCTCGCTGCCGTATTCAGGAATGCTGTTTGCTTGTGCGTGTGTTGACCAGCGACAACAGTCCTGGCTTGATGCACACCGCCAAGCGTTTGACTACTTCGGCGGGGTCTGCCAGGTTGTTGTCCCCGATAACGCGTCGACGGCATCAAACGCGATCAGCACTGCCGATAGGAATCGGAAGGTCAATGACACCTACCAGCAATTCTTGGAGCACTACAACACAGCAGCACTTCCCACACGCGCGCGTCGGCCGAAAGATAAAGCGAATGTGGAAGCTGCGGTAAAGATCGTCACGCACAAGATCATCCACGCCCTTGAAGACCACCAGTGTGTTGACTTAGACGAGCTCAACGGAAAGATTGTGGGCTTAGTCGACGCGATCAACACCTCCGTGCCGTTTCGCAGCCAGCAGTCAAGCCGCAGGGATCTCTTCGAAGCACACGAGCAGCATCTCCTTGCCGATCTGCCGGCAACCCCGTGGCAGCACACCGAGTGGAAGCGTGCGAAAGTAGCCCCGGATTTCCATATCACGGTTGCAACGGTGCGCTACTCCGTCCCGCACCAGCTTGTTGGCCGCACTGTCGATGTGCGCATCACAGGCCAAGTCTTGACCGTCTTTGACCAGGGGACAACCGTGGCAACCCACCAGGTCTCGCATAAGCGTGGGGCCTATGTCACTGACTATGAGCACATTCCATCTGGAATGGACTCCACCCGTGGACTGTGGACAAGCGACTACTTTTATCGCGAAGCCAGCAAAACCGGCCCGGCAACACGCAAGGTCATCGAAGAACTCATCGCGGCGAAAGCCATCCCAGCCCAGGCCTACCAGTCCTGCAGAAACGTGCTGTCGATGGGCAAACACGGCAACAAACCAATCCTGGAAGAGGCATGCCAACGCCTGATCGCCAACGACGGCAGCCGACGGGCGGTGTCATATACCGCAGTCAAAAACATGATGGCCGCCATACGCAAAGAACACGCCACCCGGCCCCGCGGGTTAGACCAGCCCCCGCGCAGCACCACAGTCAACCAGCCCACCGCCCCTGCAATCGTCGACCGGGATACCACCGGCGCGTTTCTCGGCGGTGCAGACCAGTTCAGCATGGACAACCTCGCTAAGAAAGGACACTAA
- a CDS encoding TetR/AcrR family transcriptional regulator has protein sequence MVNKRQGRPRGGSDARERIVSAAQKNFILSGYTGATLRTIAQEAGVDHALVNYYFGTKENLFSEAMLGGFSPSAVFKTVRSAEGVSLATLPAMLARAFVAFCETPQIQHTVLPTLRLAFEDEDTRALVTGYIEREIFAEAEQLLLDLKERQNRPTKASAHEAVIGISTVLLGALVSRYLLRAGPHAAMSVREFGVLLERLLRGALG, from the coding sequence GTGGTGAATAAACGACAAGGGCGACCGCGCGGCGGATCGGATGCCCGTGAACGCATTGTTAGTGCAGCGCAGAAGAATTTTATCCTGTCTGGATATACAGGCGCGACGCTCCGCACCATCGCGCAAGAAGCTGGCGTTGATCATGCGCTGGTGAATTATTACTTCGGCACGAAGGAGAATCTGTTTAGCGAGGCGATGCTTGGAGGGTTCAGTCCTTCCGCGGTCTTCAAAACGGTGCGGTCCGCCGAAGGGGTGTCACTTGCGACGCTGCCGGCGATGCTTGCGCGCGCGTTTGTCGCGTTCTGCGAGACACCCCAGATCCAGCACACTGTGCTCCCTACCCTCCGTCTCGCGTTCGAAGACGAGGACACCCGAGCACTTGTCACCGGTTACATCGAGAGGGAAATCTTCGCAGAGGCGGAACAGCTCCTGCTTGACCTCAAGGAGCGGCAGAATCGACCCACAAAGGCGAGTGCCCACGAAGCCGTCATTGGCATTTCAACCGTGTTGCTTGGTGCACTCGTGTCGCGCTACCTCCTCCGGGCTGGGCCGCACGCAGCGATGTCGGTACGAGAATTCGGAGTGCTGTTGGAGCGGTTGCTCAGAGGCGCGCTGGGGTAG
- a CDS encoding TetR/AcrR family transcriptional regulator, whose amino-acid sequence MRKDAAENHKALVEAATTLIAQMGPKVSLRTIAKEAEVGVATASRHFPTKDDLYRAVLENIIDKMRAIVDKHVPRLPGAPEATWRCAITEMVDNGFPAVGQEFLPVFAPHMGQEERNILIEKVKALYRPLLTEAKKYGLCPGDLDVLDFHFGIITLSRPLPTIAEEVFARSRGCLVDVFIDGLRAQAEGSQSNHSQSTIV is encoded by the coding sequence ATGCGAAAAGATGCTGCTGAAAACCACAAAGCGCTTGTAGAGGCGGCCACGACGCTCATTGCCCAGATGGGGCCGAAGGTCTCGCTGCGCACCATTGCGAAGGAAGCAGAGGTGGGTGTTGCCACCGCGAGCCGCCACTTCCCTACCAAGGATGACCTCTACCGCGCGGTGCTGGAAAACATCATCGACAAGATGCGCGCGATCGTAGACAAGCACGTTCCCCGCCTCCCCGGCGCCCCCGAGGCGACGTGGCGCTGCGCCATCACTGAGATGGTGGACAACGGCTTCCCTGCCGTCGGCCAAGAATTCCTGCCCGTGTTCGCACCCCACATGGGCCAAGAGGAACGAAACATACTGATAGAAAAGGTAAAAGCCCTCTACCGTCCCCTCCTCACGGAGGCGAAAAAGTACGGGCTGTGCCCCGGCGACCTCGACGTCCTAGACTTCCATTTCGGCATCATCACACTGTCGCGGCCGCTGCCAACCATCGCAGAAGAGGTGTTCGCCCGTAGCAGGGGGTGCCTCGTAGACGTGTTTATCGACGGGCTGCGGGCGCAGGCCGAAGGGTCACAAAGCAACCACTCACAAAGCACAATCGTGTAA
- a CDS encoding ATP-binding protein, translating into MSSPTPPTDRFLDESVLPDFTALRMTAFGRSVIDIANDPAFDAWTFSQKVLYALDKEVAARRERRINKLLKASRSPNLDACLENVVCTPDRNINPEQVSRLAHGQWCHLGQNIVILGKSSVGKTYLAQALITAACRNDYSARFYRTDMLAAELAVLQPDDPTRLKFIQRLHDVDVLVLDDFLTTPVDAATAHQLLNILAGREGKVSTIVTSQFTPLEWYKSIPDAVISESILNRLVSGAEIITLEGPNMRLNTNT; encoded by the coding sequence ATGTCATCACCAACCCCGCCAACAGATCGCTTCCTTGACGAATCCGTCCTGCCCGACTTCACCGCACTGCGGATGACTGCCTTCGGCAGAAGCGTCATCGACATCGCCAACGATCCCGCATTCGACGCATGGACCTTTTCCCAAAAGGTGCTCTACGCACTCGATAAAGAAGTCGCGGCCAGGCGTGAACGACGCATCAACAAACTGCTGAAAGCATCCCGATCGCCAAACCTTGATGCTTGCCTTGAAAACGTGGTCTGCACGCCTGACCGCAACATCAACCCCGAGCAAGTCAGCAGACTCGCTCACGGACAATGGTGCCACCTGGGCCAAAACATTGTCATCCTGGGCAAATCCTCAGTCGGCAAAACCTACCTCGCCCAAGCCCTAATCACAGCAGCATGCCGCAACGACTACTCCGCACGGTTCTACCGCACCGACATGCTCGCCGCCGAACTGGCAGTCCTCCAACCCGATGACCCCACACGGCTAAAATTCATCCAGCGCCTCCACGACGTCGACGTCCTGGTCCTCGATGACTTCCTGACCACACCTGTGGATGCCGCGACCGCGCACCAGCTTCTCAACATCCTCGCCGGGAGAGAAGGCAAAGTCTCAACGATAGTGACCTCACAATTCACCCCACTGGAGTGGTACAAGTCCATCCCCGACGCCGTAATCTCCGAGTCAATCCTCAACCGACTCGTCTCCGGCGCCGAGATCATCACACTCGAAGGACCAAACATGCGCCTTAACACCAACACATAA
- a CDS encoding VOC family protein gives MATTTQLYVSFPGNAREVLEFYQSVFGGDLELLTYGEQLDQGVKFPFDPPCEAIAHATLTGPFSISGGDDLERNETSLNRGDFGFTAYVETPEEGEALYATLADDGGNTVMPFALASWGDHFGVVEDKFGVRWNVTKQG, from the coding sequence ATGGCAACGACGACACAGCTCTATGTTTCTTTCCCCGGCAACGCACGCGAGGTGCTGGAGTTCTACCAATCCGTCTTCGGCGGCGATCTTGAGCTGCTCACCTACGGCGAACAGCTGGATCAAGGGGTGAAGTTCCCCTTCGACCCGCCGTGCGAGGCTATCGCCCACGCCACGCTTACCGGTCCGTTTTCCATTTCGGGCGGAGACGACCTCGAGCGCAATGAAACCAGCCTCAACCGGGGCGACTTCGGCTTCACCGCGTACGTGGAGACGCCGGAGGAAGGTGAGGCGCTCTACGCAACGCTTGCCGACGACGGCGGCAACACCGTCATGCCCTTCGCCCTCGCGTCGTGGGGCGACCACTTCGGCGTGGTGGAGGACAAGTTCGGCGTGCGCTGGAACGTGACCAAGCAGGGGTAG
- a CDS encoding ABC transporter permease encodes MSTTVVQQETATTDGSRINNTNSTVKKTIALILGLPIILGLMLWAFLAPTFASGPDGVPVAVAGPEPVVEKLRAQAEQQEEHPDFVVVSSQDEAEDMVRNRDAVGAIAIGQGSATVYTASGNGAPYVQMLNGLAQNMQSSGMPVETEDLAPTTEDDPQAQGLALLGLPLAFGGVISGMLATVLLRGRKWSKVAVITGVSILGAGVAVWMLHGIYGSLSGSVGMEWLAIAAGIAATSSVTAGLGALLGVPGAGLGAVLTIFVANPLVGLATGPWLLPAGWSALGQLMPIGATGYLVRSLSFFDGADAQGSWIVLCSWIVVGLILLAFDRSKEKTA; translated from the coding sequence ATGAGCACAACCGTGGTGCAACAGGAAACCGCCACCACCGATGGCAGCCGCATCAACAACACCAACAGCACCGTGAAAAAGACCATCGCCCTGATTTTGGGCCTGCCGATAATCCTCGGCCTCATGCTGTGGGCGTTTCTTGCGCCCACCTTCGCCTCCGGCCCGGACGGGGTGCCGGTGGCAGTGGCGGGGCCGGAGCCGGTCGTTGAGAAGCTGCGTGCTCAGGCGGAGCAGCAGGAGGAGCACCCGGACTTCGTCGTGGTGAGCTCACAGGACGAGGCTGAAGATATGGTGCGAAACCGCGACGCGGTCGGCGCGATCGCAATCGGGCAGGGCAGCGCCACGGTCTACACCGCTTCCGGTAACGGTGCACCGTACGTGCAGATGCTCAATGGCCTTGCCCAGAACATGCAGTCCTCCGGCATGCCGGTGGAGACCGAGGATCTCGCCCCCACGACCGAGGATGACCCGCAGGCCCAGGGCCTCGCGTTGCTCGGCCTGCCGCTCGCGTTCGGTGGCGTGATCTCCGGAATGCTTGCAACCGTGCTGCTTCGTGGCCGCAAGTGGTCGAAGGTCGCAGTCATCACGGGTGTGTCCATCCTCGGCGCGGGTGTTGCGGTTTGGATGCTGCACGGCATCTACGGCTCGCTCAGCGGCAGCGTGGGCATGGAGTGGCTGGCTATCGCTGCCGGCATCGCCGCAACCTCGTCGGTCACCGCCGGTCTTGGCGCACTTCTTGGCGTGCCGGGTGCTGGCCTCGGCGCGGTGCTGACCATCTTTGTGGCTAACCCGCTGGTCGGCCTGGCCACAGGCCCATGGCTGCTGCCGGCCGGCTGGTCCGCACTGGGCCAGCTCATGCCGATTGGTGCGACCGGCTACCTCGTGCGCTCGCTGAGCTTCTTCGACGGCGCGGACGCGCAGGGTTCCTGGATCGTCCTGTGCAGCTGGATCGTCGTTGGCCTGATTCTGCTGGCCTTCGACCGTTCGAAGGAGAAGACCGCGTAG
- a CDS encoding Abi family protein, with protein MKSGDNRPPFLTTDGKIEYLEERHYFPRSSITEDDVARLATVNFHFFIGYARNFRYLHDNGAITVQKSPSEVFRIMDADSQMSSYIFSGIRTVEFQLRHHFVNALCKSSCPYDDYLEPSNYLLLDSNYTPEDLIEGMLRDILNYREAYVVNHIERQCRIIGLPQPPRWVTRDNREQVLQLVQGLPIWSVVDSLTLGHLNRAILSFNPPGTQGPLWKEVSGALNFKADRFAVGCSSILFLRNLTAHHNRLWMRPTSNTPTRAGLFRKKMKDVDPRSMVVAFYNLASMHGASVARNYASGFEKLIDQNPAYAHGIQQISPD; from the coding sequence ATGAAGAGCGGAGATAATAGACCACCTTTCCTCACCACAGATGGGAAAATCGAGTACCTAGAAGAGCGACACTATTTCCCTAGGTCGTCAATCACAGAAGACGACGTGGCTCGCCTTGCCACGGTCAATTTTCACTTCTTTATCGGGTACGCCAGGAACTTCCGCTACCTGCACGACAACGGCGCAATTACCGTGCAGAAATCCCCCAGCGAAGTATTCAGAATCATGGACGCCGACTCACAAATGTCTTCGTACATATTCTCAGGCATCCGCACTGTTGAGTTCCAACTGCGTCACCATTTTGTAAATGCGCTGTGCAAAAGTTCCTGTCCCTACGACGATTATCTGGAACCGTCCAACTATCTCCTTCTTGATAGCAATTACACGCCGGAGGACCTGATTGAGGGAATGTTGCGCGACATTCTCAACTACAGGGAGGCGTATGTTGTCAATCACATAGAAAGACAATGCAGAATTATCGGACTACCACAGCCCCCACGATGGGTTACGAGGGACAACCGTGAGCAGGTGTTGCAGTTGGTCCAGGGCCTACCGATCTGGTCAGTCGTGGACAGTCTGACTCTCGGTCACCTGAACCGCGCCATTTTGTCGTTCAACCCACCTGGTACCCAAGGCCCACTCTGGAAAGAGGTGTCTGGTGCCTTGAACTTCAAGGCGGACCGCTTCGCGGTTGGGTGCTCGTCGATTCTTTTCCTCCGAAACCTCACTGCCCACCATAACCGGCTGTGGATGCGCCCCACATCGAACACACCGACGAGAGCCGGACTATTTCGTAAGAAAATGAAAGATGTAGACCCACGCTCGATGGTGGTGGCCTTTTACAACCTAGCAAGTATGCACGGTGCTTCGGTGGCTCGGAATTACGCAAGCGGGTTCGAGAAGTTAATCGACCAAAACCCTGCCTACGCCCACGGTATTCAGCAGATTTCACCGGATTAG
- a CDS encoding ATP-binding cassette domain-containing protein, whose translation MQDTDIHNAAVMMDRASARIIDNASFTLPQGSMTALVGPSGSGKTTLMRMIVGTQANVSGEVRALGQPAGDPSLRTRVTYATQAASVFEDLTVQENLDYVRSIYRLPRKRVALDDVATRSGISTNWLEDTIEPLLDNHPLLAKGITQPARYGEMPSNTLID comes from the coding sequence ATGCAAGATACAGACATTCACAACGCTGCGGTGATGATGGACCGGGCTTCGGCCCGGATCATCGACAACGCCAGCTTTACTTTGCCCCAGGGGTCAATGACGGCCCTTGTCGGGCCGTCAGGGTCAGGTAAGACGACACTCATGCGGATGATTGTCGGGACACAAGCCAACGTGAGCGGAGAGGTTCGCGCGCTCGGCCAACCCGCCGGCGACCCCAGCCTGCGAACCCGGGTCACATACGCGACCCAGGCTGCCAGCGTGTTCGAGGACCTCACTGTCCAAGAGAACCTCGACTACGTCCGCAGCATCTACCGGCTCCCAAGGAAGCGGGTTGCTCTTGACGACGTCGCTACCCGTTCAGGCATTTCGACCAACTGGCTAGAAGACACAATCGAGCCGCTATTGGACAACCACCCGTTGCTCGCGAAAGGAATCACCCAACCGGCGCGATACGGGGAAATGCCCTCTAACACCCTTATCGACTAG